A single Elaeis guineensis isolate ETL-2024a chromosome 15, EG11, whole genome shotgun sequence DNA region contains:
- the LOC109504771 gene encoding L-type lectin-domain containing receptor kinase S.4-like: MPLLKDKTGQVNTSSQVEGTKKSLTRSLVHSFKKTFQQSLSIAKAPLFHYLLLVFLVIMVLSIVLPFLVLLLASSSLSVNIDFTYNGFKSATELSLDGSARITPNGVLQLTNDTKELVGHAFSSSPIQMLLNTRSITPTTISFSSTFVFDIITVGDAGGHGLAFAVAPTKTLEGSCCQYLGLLTSRNNGNSSNHLFAIEFDTVQASVLLKDIDGNHVGVDINSLVSNVSKTASYFTNNFKMVEFELESGQPIQAWIDYDDIAKILNVTVAPLSVGKPSLPLISYAIDLSLIFKEYMYVGFSSSTGKLSSSHYILGWSFRTNGVARSLDLSHLPLPPQPAKASSTSKGSGIKIGVISSLATLLLVALVLSVSWHFWQRAKLAETLEDWELDYPHRFPYKDLYKATKGFKETEVLGSGGFGLVYKGTLPSTGEEIAVKRISSNSKQGVREFVAEVACLGHMRHRNLVQLQGWCKRNEDLLLVYEFMPNGSLDTFLFEGERCRLLSWDERFKILKGVASGLVYLHEEWEQVVVHRDIKSSNVLLDAEMNGRLGDFGLARLYERGKNAHTTLVVGTLGYIAPELSRHGKPMASSDVFAYGILLLEVACGRRPIEPTAPAEQLLMDWVRECNMKGQLLEVVDPKLGESFVQEEVELVLKLGLVCSQSIPEVRPTMRQVIQYLNRNDNLEDDVALVFSEADSFDLATRNSYLSSFDIVSSSSHGGGTLV, translated from the coding sequence atgcctTTGCTAAAGGATAAGACGGGCCAAGTCAATACAAGCAGTCAAGTCGAAGGAACAAAAAAATCACTCACTCGTTCGCTCGTTCATTCATTCAAAAAGACTTTCCAACAAAGCTTGTCCATCGCAAAGGCCCCCCTTTTCCATTACCTTCTCCTGGTTTTCCTGGTCATCATGGTATTATCCATTGTGCTTCCGTTCCTCGTTCTTCTCTTAGCCAGCTCTTCCCTCTCTGTTAATATCGATTTTACCTACAACGGTTTCAAATCAGCCACTGAACTGAGCTTAGATGGCTCTGCTCGCATCACACCCAATGGCGTGCTTCAGCTCACCAATGACACTAAGGAACTGGTTGGTCATGCCTTCTCCTCCTCACCAATTCAAATGCTGCTCAACACTCGCTCCATAACACCAACTACAATCTCTTTCAGCTCCACCTTCGTCTTCGACATTATCACCGTTGGGGATGCAGGCGGCCATGGCTTGGCCTTTGCAGTGGCCCCTACAAAGACTCTCGAAGGCAGTTGTTGCCAGTACCTTGGCCTCCTCACTAGCAGAAACAATGGAAATTCTTCCAACCATCTCTTTGCAATTGAGTTTGACACCGTTCAGGCATCTGTGCTGTTAAAGGACATCGATGGCAACCACGTTGGTGTCGATATAAATAGCCTCGTTTCCAATGTTTCGAAAACCGCCTCATACTTCACTAATAATTTCAAGATGGTTGAGTTTGAACTGGAGAGTGGGCAACCAATTCAGGCTTGGATAGATTATGATGATATTGCAAAAATTCTGAATGTGACCGTTGCTCCGCTCTCTGTAGGCAAACCAAGCCTACCACTCATATCATACGCCATTGATTTGTCACTAATTTTTAAGGAGTACATGTATGTTGGCTTCTCTTCGTCGACGGGAAAACTCTCGAGTTCTCATTACATTTTGGGATGGAGCTTTCGGACCAATGGAGTGGCACGCTCTCTTGATCTATCTCACCTGCCCCTTCCTCCGCAACCAGCGAAAGCTTCATCGACTTCCAAAGGCAGTGGAATCAAAATTGGGGTCATATCTTCTCTGGCTACACTTCTCTTGGTAGCACTTGTACTCTCTGTTTCCTGGCACTTTTGGCAGAGGGCAAAGCTTGCAGAGACTCTTGAGGATTGGGAATTAGATTATCCTCACAGGTTCCCATACAAGGACCTTTACAAGGCCACCAAAGGATTCAAAGAGACAGAGGTTCTCGGTTCGGGTGGCTTTGGCCTCGTATACAAGGGCACCCTACCAAGCACTGGAGAAGAAATTGCTGTCAAGAGGATCTCTAGTAATTCCAAGCAAGGAGTGAGAGAATTCGTAGCAGAGGTGGCGTGCTTGGGCCACATGAGACATAGGAACTTGGTGCAGCTCCAAGGATGGTGCAAGCGAAACGAAGACCTCCTTCTTGTCTATGAGTTCATGCCAAATGGCAGCCTTGACACCTTCCTCTTTGAAGGTGAAAGGTGTAGGCTGTTGAGTTGGGATGAACGGTTTAAAATCCTCAAGGGAGTTGCTTCGGGACTCGTCTACCTACATGAAGAATGGGAGCAAGTGGTTGTCCACAGAGACATCAAGTCTAGCAACGTTCTGTTGGATGCTGAAATGAATGGAAGGTTGGGCGACTTCGGTCTTGCTAGATTATATGAGCGTGGCAAGAATGCTCACACGACACTTGTGGTTGGAACCTTAGGATACATTGCACCAGAACTATCGCGCCACGGCAAACCCATGGCCAGTTCGGATGTCTTTGCTTATGGTATATTGCTTTTAGAGGTGGCGTGCGGTCGGAGGCCAATCGAGCCCACCGCTCCAGCAGAACAACTCCTGATGGACTGGGTGAGGGAGTGCAACATGAAAGGCCAGCTGTTGGAGGTAGTGGATCCCAAGCTTGGGGAGTCCTTTGTGCAGGAGGAAGTTGAGCTGGTACTTAAGCTAGGACTGGTGTGTTCTCAATCCATTCCAGAGGTCAGGCCTACCATGAGGCAGGTGATCCAATATCTCAACAGGAATGATAATCTCGAAGATGATGTGGCACTTGTGTTCTCAGAAGCTGATTCTTTTGATTTGGCAACACGCAACTCATATCTTTCATCCTTTGATATTGTGTCTTCCAGCTCCCACGGCGGAGGTACGTTGGTGTGA